A single window of Channa argus isolate prfri chromosome 12, Channa argus male v1.0, whole genome shotgun sequence DNA harbors:
- the LOC137137837 gene encoding signal-regulatory protein beta-2-like yields the protein MRESRRIFLVCLLTFWGKCSASEVQPGEDVLLLCQGPGGADIVFVEWIRPDLVSEGSVFFFRDDLIYKNYQHPSFHGRVELRDPQMRDEDVSVILKKVNIKDTGTYECYVGLKGNSPQLISIVHLKVKDSDQQQITVKTGDDVTLQCLDHRGGDIKQLEWRRQDLEEDVFICRHGSEDFWHPSFKNRVKLRHPQMKDGDVSVIVKNVTISDAGTYECYVRNRNTSTSPQSITTLTVTDSGGDTEDGESKDRGKHGHVGLVVGLSVVVLVVGTLIFKKCNNS from the exons atgCGTGAGTCCAGAAGGATCTTCTTAGTTTGTCTCCTCACATTTTGGGGGAAATGTTCAGCTTCTGAAG TCCAACCTGGAGAAGACGTCCTTCTTCTGTGTCAGGGTCCTGGAGGTGCTGACATCGTATTTGTAGAGTGGATCAGACCTGATCTGGTATCAGAAGgttctgtcttcttcttcagAGATGATCTTATATATAAAAACTACCAGCATCCATCTTTTCATGGTCGAGTGGAGCTCAGAGATCCACAGATGAGGGACGAAGACgtttctgtgattctgaagaaAGTCAACATCAAAGACACTGGAACATACGAGTGTTATGTTGGACTAAAAGGAAACAGTCCTCAGCTCATCAGCATCGTCCACCTGAAGGTTAAAGACTCAG ACCAACAACAGATCACAGTGAAGACTGGAGATGATGTTACTCTTCAGTGTCTGGATCACAGAGGTGGAGACATCAAACAGTTAGAGTGGAGGAGACAGGATCTGGAGGAAGACGTCTTTATCTGCAGACATGGGTCTGAAGACTTCTGGCATCCATCTTTTAAGAATCGAGTGAAGCTGAGACATCCACAGATGAAGGATGGAGATGTTTCTGTGATTGTGAAGAACGTCACCATCAGTGATgctggaacatatgagtgttatgTTAGAAACCGCAACACATCCACATCACCTCAGTCAATCACCACCCTGACAGTCACAGACTCAGGTGGAGACACTGAAGATGGAGAAAGCAAGGACAGAGGAAAGCATGGACATGTTGGACTGGTAGTTGGTCTGTCAGTTGTTGTGCTTGTTGTTGGAACAttgatctttaaaaaatgtaacaattcaTAG